The uncultured Sphaerochaeta sp. genome includes the window ATGTCTTTACATCGATGAGATACAGGTCAATGTAAGGATCGATCAAGGAGAGTCCTTCCGAGGACTCAAATCCTGAACTGTTCCACACTACATCCAAGGAAAAACCTTGCGTCTTTGCAAGATCCAATGCGGCAACAATTGATGGTATGAAATGCGTTCCGGTCACCAGATTCAAATTGGCTGCCCCAAGCCTTTGGAGTTCAAGCATGATATTGGAGAGTTCATTGGTACTCACTTCAATTCCCACAGCCATGGCGCCTGACTCCCCTCTTCCAGAGATCTGATGGTTCTGGCAGTAGGCGCAGTGCAATGGACAGCCACTGAAAAAGATCATTCCTGATCCATGTTCACCGGTTACAGGAGGCTCTTCACCGCGATGAAGTCCAGAGAAAGCAATACGAACCGTATCAGTCTCACCACACCTTCCAAGCTTGCCTTCCATCCTGTTCACAGCGCAGTAATTGGGACATAACCTACACTTGCCATAGGCATTCATTCCATGTTCATCCATGGCACAAGTCTAGCGAAAATACGCTGTCTTTGCATAGCTCTCTATTTGGAATCTTATATTATAGTATTTCTTTTATTCTTTATTCGGTATGTTATATTAATGTATAATTGATTTATTTATAACGAAGAAGAGAGGATGCTTGACCCTCTGGTACAAATTCATCACTCTACTAGCATGGCATTACGGGATTTCTGGAATCATAAGGAACCATCATTACCCCAAGACGATCGATACATCCTCTCTATAGACGGAGGCGGGATGCGTGGTCTCATACCTGCTGTGATGCTTGCAAAACTATCATCTCTTTTGGAGTCCATGGGAGACAATCGCCCACTGTACTCGCATTTTGATTTATTGGCAGGAACCTCCACCGGGGGGCTGTTGGCATTGGCTCTTGGGGCCCCTGTGATGCAAACAAACCTCCAACCTGATACCAGATATATAAGCTACATATATGATGAACAGCAACGAACCTTGATGCAGAAATTGATGGGAAAGCCTGGTGACAAAACACTACGGGGAACCCTTCCTTTTGGTGTCGATACCACTACGCTTGAATCACTCTATCTGCAGAATGGCCGGCAGATATTCCCCAGAAGCCAGGGTCGGTTTTTCAGCCAGATCTTTACAGATAAGTATGATGTGCAACCGTTGCAGCGACTTTTACAACATATGTTTGGAGACATTCCACTACGTGAAGCAGTCATTCCTACCATGGTGATGACCTATGATGCAGCACATGGAAGGCCCTTTATCATGAGCAGTCATGACTCACACGGCTTCCTGTTCTGGGAAGCAGCTCGGGCAACCAGCGCTGCGCCTACATTCTTCAAGCCCGCATATCTCTACGACCGGGAAGAGAAAACCATGCAGACCTTAATAGATGGAGGTGTCGTTGCAAACAACCCAACCCTCTATGCTTACCAACAAGCAAAGGAACTCTATCCGGATGCGAAACGGTTCCATATCCTTTCCCTTTCAACAGCAAGCAGTGATTTTACTTTCACTATCAGTGGAGCAGGAACGGGAGTCATCGGCTGGATAGATCCTGCAAAGGGTGCCCCGATCCAGAAGATCTATGCCACAAGCCAGATGCAAGTGGTTGACCAGATAGCACCAACCATCCCAGACCTTACCTATACGAGGATCCATGGTGCTCTGGGTGAAACATACAAGCTTGATGAGACAACAGCAGGGGCTCTTTCCACCATGCACCAGGGAGCCCAGAAAATTTATCAGGAAAACGAGGAACGGCTTAAAGCCTTTGCGCAGCTGCTCTGCCAGAGGAACCATTTTGACCAGATGGAACTGGGGCCAAAGGAAGTCCTTCCGGGGAGCCAACAACCCACCCAAATAGAAGCACCACAGGAAGCAATTCCTGCACTTGATTCCTACCAAAACTTTCTCAAGCGATACCAGATTGAAGATGTTGAGAACCAGGAGAATCCTCAATGAGCACACATCCAAAACAAGTGGAACTTGAATCAACGATGCGTAGGTTGTGTGATGATCTCGATCACTATCTCGAAGACACCTTCGGTGATGCATACCCTCTTCACCCGAACAGGCCAGAGAGAGGAAAAGCTTCCAGCGTTGCCTATGATGGACTCTTTTCCACGGGTACACAATTTACCCTGGGATATGGAAGCAACCATGGCCGTGGGTATATCCTCTCTGTAGAGATCAGGACCTTGTCGTGGGTGCAAAAGGAAAAAAAAGAGACTATCGAGAAAGCTGCCATGGAATATATAAGGGAAATCCTACCCATCTATTTTCCGCATCGTGCCATTGAGATCAAACGGGACGGAAACGTCTATAAGCTGGTGGGTGATTTCTCACTCGGGGACTCCAGCAACAGCTGAAGTGCATTTTTGAGTCCTTTGGTAGCTTCCCTTACAAATACAGGGAATTGCTTGGGCTTTCTGCCTTTGGCATCATCACTGACCACTCTGATGATTGCACAGGGAACGTGTGCAGCATAGCACGCAAAAGCGACTGCATATCCCTCCATATCACTGCATCCAAGGTGAAGGACATCCCTCAGTTCAGGATGTTCCTCGCGATATGAGCGGACCAGGAAGCGATCGGCTGTTCCCATTACCACAGATTTTGCCCCTTCAATTGCTGGACAATTGAGAGGAAGGAAAGAGGGAGCATGCGAACCATCGCCCAAGAATGTGGAGCCCCAGTCCAGCCCAAAAGCCCTCAGGTCAAGGTCGTACTGAACAACACTGGAAGCACAGACAATATCCCCGATTGCAAGGGTTTCTTCCAATGCCCCGCAATAACCCACAAGCACCACCAGAGACGGCTTGTATGTAGCAATCGCATGAGCAACGGCAATACCGCTGGCGACCTTGCCAACCCCTACGACCATCCCTATGACCCGCTTGGATGCAAAAATCACTGGTTCGTTCAACTTTGTTAGGATACCTTCCAATTCATGTTTGAGTGGGGCAACCAACAAAACATCCACGCTCATTGCGCTCGCTCCTTGGAAAGGTCGGGCAGGATCAGCGTTGGGCTTACCCCCAGTCTCCGCTCCCTGCCAGTCCTCTTGGTTCGCTCTATGGCCAGTGATGTATAGTTCACAGCGCGATTTACCGATGTTAGGAAGGTCTGCTTACAAAGCAAATTCCCCAGCAGGATACTTGCAAAAAGGTCACCACATCCGGGATATGAAGCATCTACCTTGGTATAACGAACCAGAAAATCCTCATTATCTGCATGGCAAGCTACTGCAAAACCATCAGAGAGAGGCACACTGGTGATCACAACCAGGGACCCTGTGAGCAAGGAGAGCTTACGAGCCCAAGCAAGCGCTTCCTTTTCTTCGAACTGCTCCTGGAAAGGGAGATCAAGAAGCAGTGCCGCCTCGGTGATATTCGGTGTGATAATGTCTGCAACATGCACCAGGGATCGCATCGCTTCCACATGGCCTTTCGTGATTGGACCATAGAGAGATGCATCATCGCCCAATACAGGGTCAACCAAAACCAGGGGGGAACCCATCCTCCGCTGCTGTTCGATGAAACACTTGATAAGTTGTACTTGATGCTCGCTGCCCAAGAACCCTGAATAGATTGCATCATAGTGGAGGGAGAGCTCTTTCCAAGCATCAAGAATGCCTTCAAGCTCAGAGGTGGTGTCGCGGAAATAATACGAATCGAACCCATCCGTCTGGGTCGAGAGCAAGGCAGTCGGAAGTGGGCATGTCTCTATTCCCATTGTCTCCAGAACAGGGAGGACAACAGTCAGGGAGCTCTTTGCATAGCAGCTCAGGTCATGGATTGCGGCACAAATTGGTTGCATGATTTCACACTATCGTACATCTGCAAAACAGGCAATATATGGTATACTCCAAAAACCGGAGGTCATATGCTTATCTATGATACCTTGAGTCATCACCCAATTGCTGATGACATGTTCAATATTCTTGATTTTCCCGTGCCAAGTGCAAGTGCTCTAAAAGATGCACTGTCCACCATGATCCTCTCCTCTTCAGGTTGGAGGAAGGTATTTGCTGAAAGTGGGAATGAAGAGGATGCCTCAGCAAATATCACTGAAGCAGATGCCATGCTTGCAGCTCTTGCAGCCCTATCCCTTGCACGATTTCTAGGGGTCCCTGCTGCTGGAAAGCAGGCAGTGGCACGAGCAGAGGTGCACGTTGAACCTCATGAGACAACCATTCTGGTGGGACTTGATGCAAGACCGACAGGAAGAGTACTTGGGGATATTGTGTGCAGGACCCTGACCATGCTGGGCTGTTCGGTACGGTATCTCTACATCTGTGCCGCACCTCAGATCATGGCTGACTGCAACCTCTTCCCTGATGAAGCTGATGCATTCTTCTATATATCGGCAAGTCATAATCCAATCGGGCACAATGGTTTCAAGTTCGGTCGCACTGGTGGTGTGTATCCGGCCAAGGAGGCTGAGAAAATCATCAACATATTCAGGGAAATTGTATTGGAAGAGCCGATGGCTCCTCTCTACCTCCAGAACCTCTCCTCACAGATGGATACCACCCGATACCGGCATGTGCTCACATCGGTGAAAGCGGAGCAATCGAGGAATCTCGAACGGTATGAACAATTTGTGCTAACCACAGCAGTGCAATCAGGGGATAGAAATGAACATAGAATGTTCAGGGAGATGCTGGTAAAGGCCCACAGCAAGGAACCCCTTGGCGTTGTGGGAGAACTCAATGGCAGTGCCCGCTCGGTAAGTATTGATTACCGATTCCTGACCTCCCTGGGACTCAAGGTACACCAGATCAATGATCAGCCAGGGCAGGTTGTCCATGCCATCGTACCCGAAGGAGAGAACCTCCAGCTCTGTCAGCAGACTCTTGAAATGCTGTATGCCAAGGATTCTTCATTCCTCCTGGGCTACGTTCCCGACAATGATGGGGACCGAGGAAACCTTGTCTATATCCAGAGAAAAACTGGGAAAGCCCGTATCCTGGAAGCCCAGAATGTATTCGCCTTGGTCGTCCTTGCAGAGCTGACGCTCTGTCGACTGAAGCATCCCTCCAGCCTATTGGCAACCGTTGTGAACGGTCCTACCAGCAACAGGGTAGATCATATAGCACAGGCTCTTGATGCAGAGGTCTTCCGCTGTGAGGTAGGAGAGGCAAATGTTGTTGAACTGGCAGAGATGAAGCGGAAAGAGGGATACCTTGTCCCTGTACTGGGCGAGGGCTCGAATGGAGGCAATATTACTCATCCGGCAAAGGTCCGTGACCCACTGAACACTCTGCTGAGTCTGGTGAAACTGCTCAGGAACAGGGATATTGCAAAACTCTGGTTCCGAGCAAACGGAAAGGATGTCCCCCACCCCGTAACCCTTGAAAAGATTATTGAAAGCATGCCCATTTACACCACCACTGGGGCTTTCTCGAAGGATGGCAAGATGCAGATCCATCACGACCATGCCGTTTTGAAAAGCCGGTACGAAGTGTTATTGCAAGCTGATTGGATAGAAAAGCAAGAGATGTTCAAGGAACTGGACATCCATGCATACACCGTATTCCAGAGTGAAGGAACCAGCGCTGTTGAAGGTATGGGAGAAGCATTCCGCACGCCCCCATTCACCGGCGGCTACAAGGTGGCTCTGAAGGACAAGGATGGTATCATCACTGACTTTCTCTGGATGCGAGGCAGCAAGACTGAACCAGTGTATCGTGTCATGGTAGACAGCAAAGGTGATGATCGGGGTCGTCACGAAAGGCTTCTTGCATGGCATCGCAGCCTCATCGCCCGCGCCGATCAGGATTAGGAGCTCTGCCAGATCTCATTGACCAGACCGTTGAGGGTCTCCTCCCGTTTTGCGGGGGGAGATAGCTCACACTCCCAAACAACCAGTACACGATACCCCTTCTCCAACAACTGTGCACAAACCCTCTGGTCACGTTCCCTGTTCTTGGCGAGCTTTTGTTCCCAGAACGGACGGTTAGTTTTTGGAAGGGTAAAATACTTGCAACCTAGGTGTGCGTGCCAGAAACATCCATTGATGAAAATAACGGTCTTGTACTTGGAAAGCACAATATCGGGTCTCCCTACCAAGCGTTTGTCATTGACACGGAAGCGGAATCCAAGGCGGAACAGATAGCTCCGTACCAAGAGCTCACTCTTGGTATCCTTAGCCTTTATGCTCGACATGATCTTGCTACGCTTGGCAAGGGAGAAGCAATCACCCATCTGAGGAACCTAGAGACTCAAGCCTGCAATCGCAGCCCCGAGGGTGGGCGAATCATCAATATGGACGAAGCGATAGTACCTTCTTCTCTCCTGTTCCAGATGGGTATGGAGATAATATTCGGTATACTTCTTCAGGTACTCAGTCTTGTAGAATGTGGTACCATCAGCATTGATGCAGACAGGAACACGTGGATCGGTGCCGGCTCCACTCTTGAGTATGGTGGCAGCAAGGTTTGCTGCCGTAAGTTTTGCCGCCCTTGCAATCAAGGCATCGATAATCATCCAAAGGGAAATTGCATCCGCTTGGTTTCCTTCGCAGCAGGCTACCAGTTCATACTCACGGTTGAACGGCATCTCAAGATAGTTGCTCATCACCGTGGTATTGATTCCTCCAAGTCTTGCAAATCGTTGCTTGAAATTTTCACTGAAGAGTCCGTCCTCTATCGCTTTCTCTATGACAAGCGTGCTCAAGGGACCAAGATACGCTCCACTGATCATCTTCTCCAGATGGTATTGCTGAGGTGCCTTGGTAGCATTAAAGAACTCACGGTCAAGCTCGCTGGGACAAAAATCGAAGTTGCCTGATTCAATATTGATGATCTGACTACCCCCATCCTGGAGCCCCAGTTTTCCAATGGAAGCATTCTCTTCAACATAGGCGGTATTTGTACCGGTACCAAGGATGAACCCAATATAGCCACTGTAAGGGACTTCACTCTTTGCACTCTGGCCGGCCAGAAGGGTGGCAACAGTATCGTTCAGTACTGCAACCTTCTTATTGGAAACATCGTAACCCCGACGGGCAAGTTCTTTCAGCAGTGTTGCACCAACCGGTTTGCCAATCACCTCGGGAGCTTTTATCTCCTTGGAAAACACCAAGGGAATCCCATCATGGTCAGCGGTGATGGAAGCTGCGTAGGAGAAGCAGAACCCTATCTTGTCGCTCTTGTCGATCAGACGCTCCACTTCATCGGCAAATGTGGAGAAAAACTCATCTGCACTCACTTCCTTTTTGACACCGGGCATTGAAACTTTCCTGAAGTCCTCGATATGTGCAGTTCCCTGATCATCAAAGGTTACCAAGCAGGTTCTGAAATTTGTGCCTCCTGCATCAAGAACAATGACCGGTTCATTCTTGGGAATCTCACTCACCACAGTGGTATAGGTAGGGATCATTTTCAGGCTACTTGAGTTCTCATCAATGAGACCCTTCTCCATTTCACTGAGAAAGGTATTGAGCAAATGCTCCATATCCACCGTAGCGGGATCGATACCCCGTCTTTTCAAGAATTCCTCGGTTTTTTGGACACAATCAGACATGCTTCCTCCTATAGGAAATTGAGGCTCACCTATACCTCCACTTCCCTTCCATTTATTTTCAAAGTAAGCGGGCGTACCGCAAAAAATCCTTCATTATCACTATGCAACAGAAATTTACCCTCTACCCGGACCGATGTACTGACCCGCCTTCCATCCACCACCACATCAGCAGTGACAATGATATCAGGAATCTTGCCGCTCTGTATCACCGTACCCATCAGGGAGGGGAGTGTTACCCCTTCTCCCCAGTCTGTAACTGCAGCCCCTTTAAGCACTGCATGTCCCTCTTCCCAGGCATGGACAGTGAGATATTGGATCGCCACATCGTTCAGGGGGCCTCTCGCTGCTTGCATCAGTGATGCAAAGAAAGAAGTCCCTCCTTCCTTTGTCGCCAAGAACACAGGGAGATAATCCCCCAGATCAGCCTCCTGGAATGTCAGGATGTGTGGAAGTGTCTCACCATCCCTGAAATAGAGATTGCTTCCAGGAAGGTCAAGCTTCGGAGTATTCAGAAAGGCTGCAACCGCACAGATTGTCGTGTCAGTAATGGCAGCAATAGCCACAGTGACATCATTTGGGGTTGGCTCTTTTGCCCCAAGGGGGGAGAGCAGACAAAACATCAACAGAAATGGTATTAGGTATTTCATGTGCATCCTTTGTGATATGATAATTCACCACACAAAAGAGAACAACCTATTCATGGGAAAAAGACACAACTTCACTTATATGGTACACTGATGCCATGAATACGCACACTTCCAAACAGACAATATTCTGGTATGACCTTGAAACCTTTGGTCTTGATAGCCGATATGATAGAATCGCCCAGTTTGCAGGGCAACGCACTGATCTCAACCTCAATCCCATTGGCGAGCCTACCGTCCTGTACTGCAAACTCAGCGACGACTACCTGCCCGATCCTCTTTCCTGCACCATCACCGGCATTACCCCGCAGGAAGTGAACCAGAAGGGAATGTGCGAAAGCGAATTCATTGCTCGAATCAATGCAGAGTTCTCAAAACCCTCTACCGTGGTTGCTGGGTTCAACAATATCCGCTTTGATGATGAGTTCATTCGCAATGCTCTCTATAGAAATTTCTTCGACCCTTACCAGAGAGAGTGGAAGAACAACTGCAGTCGCTGGGATATCATCGACCTGGTACGTGCAGCGTACGACCTACGCCCTGAAGGCATCACCTGGCCACCCAGAAAGGAGACCACGGGAAACCCAACGTTCCGGCTAACCAGCCTTACCGAGGCAAACAATATCAGCCAGGAAGGAGCGCATGATGCATTGGTAGATGTCAGGGCTACCATTGAAATTGCCCGCCTGATCAAGAACAAACAGCCTAAGCTGTATGATTACTACTTCTCCCTAAGGGCAAAAAGCCAGGTCAAGCGGGTGGTTCCGACTCCCTTCGGGCAACCGGTTCTCTTTACCTCTGCCATGTTCAGCAAGAATGAGGGATGCTCACGCCTCATTACCCCGATCACCCACATGAAGAGCAATGCCAATGCCATTATCTGTTTTGACCTGAGCAAGGACACAGCTCCACTGCTCAGGGCAAATGAGGAAACACTACTCAAGACAGAGGGCGTTTTCACCTTGGCGATCAACAAGTGTCCGTTTGTCTCCCCGCTGAGTGTGCTTACCGACCAGCTAGCCGTAAAACTCGGGATAGACAAGGATCTAGCCATGTTCCGCCACCAACAAATTGCAAGCCACCCAAAGCTGTTGCTTATTGCACGGAATGTCGAAGACACCTTTGAAGGGGTTGATGATGTGGATTTCCAACTCTACGACCGCTTCTTCGCTGATGCCGACCAGAAGCGTTTCTCCCTGATCCGGGAAGCCGAGCCAAAGGAGAAACTCTCCTTGCATCTGGACTTTGAGGATACCAGGATTCCTACCATGCTCTTCCGTCATGTTGCACGGAATTGGGAGGATGTGCTTACAGAAGAACAACTCCTGAGATGGCGTAGCTTCTGTGCTGAGCGCACACTCAACCCACCAGGAGCCGTCAAGATGAACTGGAATTTCTTCAAACGCAAGATTGAGGAGAGGCTGGCAAGCACCGAGACTCCTGCCCAGGAGAAACTGGTACTTGCCGATCTTAAGCAGTATGGGGAAGAACTCGAGAAACGAATCTTCTTCTAGAGCAGCTTCATTTCCTTTGCTGTTTCCTTGAACGCATCAACCGCCTTGTCCAGATCCTCCAAGGTATGGGTTGCTGAAAGCTGTACCCTGATACGGGCTTTGCCCTTGGGCACCACGGGATAGCAGAATCCAATGACATAGATTCCCTTCGTGAGAAGCATGTCAGCCATCTGGACTGCTTTTGACTCATCGTAGATCATCACTGGAACGATGGCTGTCTCCCCCTTAACCAGGTCGAAACCTGCCTCTTCCATTTTTCGTCGGAAATACACTGCATTGCGCATGGTTATTTCCTTATACGGATTTCCTGCTTCCAGCAGGTCCAGTACCTTGATCGTCCCACCGCAGATAGCCGGTGCCAAGGTATTGGAAAACAGGTATGGACGAGCCCTCTGGCGGTACAGGTTGATCAGGAGCTGACGACCGGAGATACACCCTCCACTTGCCCCACCACAGGCCTTGCCGAAGGTGGTGGTTATCAAGTCCACCTTCCCTTCAACACCACACAGTTCAACGGTTCCCCGTCCATTTGGACCAAGATAGCCGGTTGCATGTGAGTCATCAACCATAACCAAGGCGTCGTACTGCTCTGCTAGTGCACAGATTTCTGCAAGCTTGGCGATGTCCCCATCCATGGAGAAAACGCCGTCTGTAGCAATCAGGCGCCGTCTCTGATCCTTGCTCTCCTGTAGCACTGCCTCCAAGCTCGCCATATCACTATGCTTGTAGCGATACCGTTTTGCCTTGCACAGCCTAATCCCATCGATGATGGATGCATGATTAAGTTCATCACTGATAACCGCGTCTTCTTCTCCCAACAATGGTTCGAACAGAGCCCCG containing:
- a CDS encoding hexokinase; protein product: MSDCVQKTEEFLKRRGIDPATVDMEHLLNTFLSEMEKGLIDENSSSLKMIPTYTTVVSEIPKNEPVIVLDAGGTNFRTCLVTFDDQGTAHIEDFRKVSMPGVKKEVSADEFFSTFADEVERLIDKSDKIGFCFSYAASITADHDGIPLVFSKEIKAPEVIGKPVGATLLKELARRGYDVSNKKVAVLNDTVATLLAGQSAKSEVPYSGYIGFILGTGTNTAYVEENASIGKLGLQDGGSQIINIESGNFDFCPSELDREFFNATKAPQQYHLEKMISGAYLGPLSTLVIEKAIEDGLFSENFKQRFARLGGINTTVMSNYLEMPFNREYELVACCEGNQADAISLWMIIDALIARAAKLTAANLAATILKSGAGTDPRVPVCINADGTTFYKTEYLKKYTEYYLHTHLEQERRRYYRFVHIDDSPTLGAAIAGLSL
- a CDS encoding radical SAM protein, encoding MDEHGMNAYGKCRLCPNYCAVNRMEGKLGRCGETDTVRIAFSGLHRGEEPPVTGEHGSGMIFFSGCPLHCAYCQNHQISGRGESGAMAVGIEVSTNELSNIMLELQRLGAANLNLVTGTHFIPSIVAALDLAKTQGFSLDVVWNSSGFESSEGLSLIDPYIDLYLIDVKTLREDVSAEFCGLALYARIIRSVMTYILRNGRTTFVDDEGQLKGVLVRHLVFPGTLDASKEVLRYFAQELKDSCYLSLMVQFEPPKGDVRFPAISEEEYDDLLLTLEELDIEDGFVQELGENVSWIPDFTQENPFPEGFATPLPYFINLAKRSS
- a CDS encoding phosphoglucomutase — encoded protein: MLIYDTLSHHPIADDMFNILDFPVPSASALKDALSTMILSSSGWRKVFAESGNEEDASANITEADAMLAALAALSLARFLGVPAAGKQAVARAEVHVEPHETTILVGLDARPTGRVLGDIVCRTLTMLGCSVRYLYICAAPQIMADCNLFPDEADAFFYISASHNPIGHNGFKFGRTGGVYPAKEAEKIINIFREIVLEEPMAPLYLQNLSSQMDTTRYRHVLTSVKAEQSRNLERYEQFVLTTAVQSGDRNEHRMFREMLVKAHSKEPLGVVGELNGSARSVSIDYRFLTSLGLKVHQINDQPGQVVHAIVPEGENLQLCQQTLEMLYAKDSSFLLGYVPDNDGDRGNLVYIQRKTGKARILEAQNVFALVVLAELTLCRLKHPSSLLATVVNGPTSNRVDHIAQALDAEVFRCEVGEANVVELAEMKRKEGYLVPVLGEGSNGGNITHPAKVRDPLNTLLSLVKLLRNRDIAKLWFRANGKDVPHPVTLEKIIESMPIYTTTGAFSKDGKMQIHHDHAVLKSRYEVLLQADWIEKQEMFKELDIHAYTVFQSEGTSAVEGMGEAFRTPPFTGGYKVALKDKDGIITDFLWMRGSKTEPVYRVMVDSKGDDRGRHERLLAWHRSLIARADQD
- the sbcB gene encoding exodeoxyribonuclease I, encoding MNTHTSKQTIFWYDLETFGLDSRYDRIAQFAGQRTDLNLNPIGEPTVLYCKLSDDYLPDPLSCTITGITPQEVNQKGMCESEFIARINAEFSKPSTVVAGFNNIRFDDEFIRNALYRNFFDPYQREWKNNCSRWDIIDLVRAAYDLRPEGITWPPRKETTGNPTFRLTSLTEANNISQEGAHDALVDVRATIEIARLIKNKQPKLYDYYFSLRAKSQVKRVVPTPFGQPVLFTSAMFSKNEGCSRLITPITHMKSNANAIICFDLSKDTAPLLRANEETLLKTEGVFTLAINKCPFVSPLSVLTDQLAVKLGIDKDLAMFRHQQIASHPKLLLIARNVEDTFEGVDDVDFQLYDRFFADADQKRFSLIREAEPKEKLSLHLDFEDTRIPTMLFRHVARNWEDVLTEEQLLRWRSFCAERTLNPPGAVKMNWNFFKRKIEERLASTETPAQEKLVLADLKQYGEELEKRIFF
- a CDS encoding 5'-methylthioadenosine/S-adenosylhomocysteine nucleosidase, translated to MSVDVLLVAPLKHELEGILTKLNEPVIFASKRVIGMVVGVGKVASGIAVAHAIATYKPSLVVLVGYCGALEETLAIGDIVCASSVVQYDLDLRAFGLDWGSTFLGDGSHAPSFLPLNCPAIEGAKSVVMGTADRFLVRSYREEHPELRDVLHLGCSDMEGYAVAFACYAAHVPCAIIRVVSDDAKGRKPKQFPVFVREATKGLKNALQLLLESPSEKSPTSL
- a CDS encoding glycine C-acetyltransferase is translated as MTEALKKDLKAFFAEQEQSGLMKKERVLQGKQQRSISVSDGEVLNFCANNYLGLADNAEVVKAAKDAMDRWGYGLSSVRFICGTQQIHKELEQRVSAFLHTDDTILFTSCFDANGALFEPLLGEEDAVISDELNHASIIDGIRLCKAKRYRYKHSDMASLEAVLQESKDQRRRLIATDGVFSMDGDIAKLAEICALAEQYDALVMVDDSHATGYLGPNGRGTVELCGVEGKVDLITTTFGKACGGASGGCISGRQLLINLYRQRARPYLFSNTLAPAICGGTIKVLDLLEAGNPYKEITMRNAVYFRRKMEEAGFDLVKGETAIVPVMIYDESKAVQMADMLLTKGIYVIGFCYPVVPKGKARIRVQLSATHTLEDLDKAVDAFKETAKEMKLL
- the vsr gene encoding DNA mismatch endonuclease Vsr, whose amino-acid sequence is MGDCFSLAKRSKIMSSIKAKDTKSELLVRSYLFRLGFRFRVNDKRLVGRPDIVLSKYKTVIFINGCFWHAHLGCKYFTLPKTNRPFWEQKLAKNRERDQRVCAQLLEKGYRVLVVWECELSPPAKREETLNGLVNEIWQSS
- a CDS encoding pyridoxamine kinase, which encodes MQPICAAIHDLSCYAKSSLTVVLPVLETMGIETCPLPTALLSTQTDGFDSYYFRDTTSELEGILDAWKELSLHYDAIYSGFLGSEHQVQLIKCFIEQQRRMGSPLVLVDPVLGDDASLYGPITKGHVEAMRSLVHVADIITPNITEAALLLDLPFQEQFEEKEALAWARKLSLLTGSLVVITSVPLSDGFAVACHADNEDFLVRYTKVDASYPGCGDLFASILLGNLLCKQTFLTSVNRAVNYTSLAIERTKRTGRERRLGVSPTLILPDLSKERAQ
- a CDS encoding patatin-like phospholipase family protein, coding for MALRDFWNHKEPSLPQDDRYILSIDGGGMRGLIPAVMLAKLSSLLESMGDNRPLYSHFDLLAGTSTGGLLALALGAPVMQTNLQPDTRYISYIYDEQQRTLMQKLMGKPGDKTLRGTLPFGVDTTTLESLYLQNGRQIFPRSQGRFFSQIFTDKYDVQPLQRLLQHMFGDIPLREAVIPTMVMTYDAAHGRPFIMSSHDSHGFLFWEAARATSAAPTFFKPAYLYDREEKTMQTLIDGGVVANNPTLYAYQQAKELYPDAKRFHILSLSTASSDFTFTISGAGTGVIGWIDPAKGAPIQKIYATSQMQVVDQIAPTIPDLTYTRIHGALGETYKLDETTAGALSTMHQGAQKIYQENEERLKAFAQLLCQRNHFDQMELGPKEVLPGSQQPTQIEAPQEAIPALDSYQNFLKRYQIEDVENQENPQ